ATTGCCGGACCGGCCATTCAACGAAGCCGGTCCGGCATTTTCTTTTCATCCCCCCTCGGCTCTTGTCCACCAACCGAACCTTCCGCGCCACTCTCACTTCCAGGGGGGCCTTCCGGGCCAAGGCACTTTCCGGAAGACGGGTCCATTCATACAGGACCGGCGTCCCCGGGTCATCACGCCTGACACGTGAGGGCCGGATGAAAAAACCTGGTCAGAAACCGTGTCCTGCGGAATAAAAATCTTGCAAGATCGCGGATTTCCAGTCGTAATATCACAGATATGTTCACCAACATTACACGCACGACCCTCTGCATCACTGCGTTCAGCATCGCCAGCCTCATGGCGGCTCCCCTGGACGTAACCAAAACGGAGAGCCTGGACTGGAACTGGAAATTTGCCCGTTTCGGAAAAATGCCGGATGGCAGCACACAGCCGGAGCCCGGGAAAGCCATGGGATTCGCCACTGCCACCAGTGAGGAATCCGGTAATCCGGCGGACAATGCCGTGGATGGGGACAAATCCACCCGCTGGTGTGCCGACGGCGGCAAAAGCGGGGAAAAAATCACCGTGGACATGGGCCGTCCCGTGGATGTGAAAACCATCAACATCCTTTGGGAAAAACAGAACAACCATCTTTTCAAGCTGGAAGGCTCCGGTGACGGGAAACGCTGGACGACCATTGAAGACAAAACTTCCGGACAAAACAACTCCAAGGAAGACACGGTGGAAAACAAGGGCGGCAAGCCCCGCTACTTCCGCATTACCTGCACGGGCAACAACCAGGGGAACTGGGCCAGCATCCGTGAAATCACCTTTAAAGACGGCAAGGGGGAAATCATCCGCCCTCAGGCCGCTACCGGAGCCAGCAAGGCTGACCACCCCTCCAGCCCGGGCTTCAACGACAAAAACTGGCGTTCCCTGAACCTGCCGCATGACTGGGGTGTGGAGGGACCGTACCGCATGGACCTGCCCAATGAAACCGGCAAGCTCCCTTGGGACGGCATCGGCTGGTACCGCAAGACGCTGGAAGTTCCCGCGGACGCCAAGGGCAACCAATTCTATCTGGACTTTGACGGCATCATGTCCCGCCCGAAAATCTATGTGAACGGGGACCTGGCCGGAGAATGGAAATACGGTTACGGCTCCTTCCGCGTGGACATCACGCCCTTCCTGAAATTCGGCCAGAAAAACACCATTGCCGTCAGGGTGGACAATCCCCCCAACTCCTCCCGCTGGTATCCGGGCGGCGGCATCCACCGCCACGTCTGGCTCACGGAATCCAACCCCGTGCACATTGAACACTGGGGCGTCTTCGTCAAAACTCCGGAAGTCACCAAATCCGCCGCCAAGGTGGAAGTGGACACTACAGTGAAAAACACCACGGACAAGCCCGTCATTCCCACCGTTACGGAAGAAATCCTGGACGGTGACAAGGTAGTGGCTGCGGCCACCACCAAGGGGGAAGCCATTCCCGCCGGGGAAAAGGGCAAGGTCACCAGCACGCTGTCCCTTAAAAACCCCATCCTGTGGACGCTCCAGGCCCCCCATCTGTACAAGATGAAGACCACCGTCAAGCTGGGTGACAAAATCATTGACCAGAAGCTCACGAACTTTGGCGTACGCACGATTGAATGGAAACCTACGGGCTTCTACCTCAACGGAGAACGCGTTCAGCTCAAGGGCGTCTGCCAGCACCATGACCTGGGGCCGCTGGGCGGAGCCGCCCATACGCGCGGCTATGAACGCCAGATTGAAATCCTGAAGGAATTCGGCGTCAACTCCATCCGTACCTCCCACAACCCCCCCGCGCCGGAAGTGCTGGACCTGTGCGACAAGATGGGCATCCTGGTCATTGACGAACTCTTTGACATGTGGCACAGCGCCAAAAAGGGGCAGGACTACCACAACTACTTTGACGAATGGCATGAACGCGACCTGGTCAACTTCTGCCACCGGGACCGCAACCATCCCAGCGTCATCGCCTGGAGCACGGGCAATGAAGTGCCGGAACAGGGCAATAAAAACCTGCACCACGTCTCCCAGACCCTCACGGACCTCTTCCACCGGGAAGACCCCACCCGCAAGGTGACGGCAGGCTGCAATGACGCCAACGCCGCCCGGAACGGCTTTGGCGATACCATGGACGTTTACGGCTACAACTACAAGCCCTGGGCGTACAAGGCCTTCTCCAAGGACCGTCCGGACCAGCCCTTCTATGCCAGTGAAACCTCCTCCTGCGTCAGCACGCGCGGAGAATACTTCTTCCCCGTGGACTGGAACAAGGGCAAAGGCTTCTTCCTCTACCAGGTCAGTTCCTACGACCTGTACGCCCCCGGCTGGGCCTACCGCCCGGACGTGGAATTCGCCGCTCAGGACGACAACCCCAACAGCGCGGGCGAATACGTGTGGACGGGCTTCGACTACCTGGGCGAACCCACCCCGTACAACCTGGACGCCACCAACGCCCTGAACGTGCCGGAAGGGCCGGAACGCGAAAAACTGATGGCGGAACTCAAGAAAATGGGCAACCGCGCTCCCTCCCGCAGCTCCTACTTCGGCATCGTGGACCTGTGCGGCTTCAAGAAAGACCGCTTCTACATCTACCAGGCCCACTGGAGGCCGGACGTCAAGATGGCCCACATCCTGCCGCACTGGAACTGGCCGGAACGCAAGGGGGAAGTAACGCCCGTGCACGTCTACACCAGCGGGGATGAAGCGGAACTCTTCCTGAACGGAAAATCCCAGGGCGTCCGCAAAAAGGGCACCGGAGAAAAGGACCGCTACCGCCTCGTGTGGGAAGACGTGAAATACACGCCCGGCACCCTCAAGGTAGTCGTCAAAAAGGACGGGAAGCCCTGGGCTACGGATACGGTAACCACCACCGGAAAACCGGCGGCGCTCACCCTCAAGCCGGACCGTAGTGAAATCAAGGGAGACGGCTATGACCTCTCCTACGTCACCGTGGCCGTCCGTGACGCGCAGGGCCGCATGGTGCCCCGCAGCAAAAACCAGCTCACCTTCAAGGTAAGCGGTCCGGCGGACATCGCCGGCATCTGCAACGGAGACCCCACGGACTTCACCACCATGGCCAATCCGGAAAACAAGAACATCATGAAAATCAAGGCCTTCAACGGCCTGGCCCAGGTTGTTCTGCGCTCCCGCAAGGGTGAATCCGGAAAAGTGACGCTCCAGGTCATCTCCAACGGCCTCAAGCCGGCCCAGACGACCGTGACGGTTAAATAAACCAGATACGGGGCATCTACTACGGCCGCCGGTTCCCGCCAGGGAACCGGCGGCTTTTTCATGCGCCCGCCTCCGGAACGGAAAAGGCCCGTTTTCCCCCATTTACCGGACAGGTAGGGATTGAAAGAAAAAAACTTTATGGTACCCTGTTGCCCATGTCTGATCTGCCCAAAGCATATGATCCCTCCCTGGTGGAAGAAAAATGGCAATCCCGCTGGATTGAAGAAGGTTGTTTCAAGGCTGACCCGGCTTCTGAAAAGCCTGCCTACTCCATCGTCATTCCCCCTCCCAACGTCACGGGAGTGCTCCACCTGGGCCATGTGCTGAACAACACCATCCAGGACATCCTGGTGCGCCGCGCGCGCCAGAAGGGATATGAAGCCCTGTGGCTGCCCGGTACGGACCACGCGGGCATCGCCACCCAGGTGCGGGTGGAAAAAGACCTCAAGCAGACGACGGGCCAGAGCCGCCATGACCTGGGCCGGGAAGCCTTTCTGGAAAAAGTCTGGGAATGGAAGGAAAAGCACGGCGGCATCATCATCAACCAGCTCCACAAGCTGGGCTGTTCCTGTGACTGGGACCGTGAACGCTTCACGATGGATGAGAAATACACCAAAGCCGTCGGGCAGGTCTTCATTGACCTCTTCAGGGAAGGCCTCATCTACCGCGGGCGCCGCATGGTCAACTGGTGCCCCGTTTCCCTTACCGCGCTCTCCGATGAGGAAGTCATCATGACGGAGCAGAAAAGCAAGCTCTACACTGTCCTGTACAAGCTGGAAGACGGTTCCGGAGCTCTGCATGTGGCCACGACACGCCCGGAAACCATCATGGCGGACGTGGCCGTGGCTGTGAACCCCAAGGACCCGCGGTACGCCCATCTCATCGGCAAAAACGTCATGCGCCCGCTCAACGCCGCCCCCATTCCCGTCATCGGGGATGAATACGTGGAAATAGAATTCGGCACCGGCGCCCTGAAA
This DNA window, taken from Akkermansia muciniphila, encodes the following:
- the galB gene encoding beta-galactosidase GalB is translated as MFTNITRTTLCITAFSIASLMAAPLDVTKTESLDWNWKFARFGKMPDGSTQPEPGKAMGFATATSEESGNPADNAVDGDKSTRWCADGGKSGEKITVDMGRPVDVKTINILWEKQNNHLFKLEGSGDGKRWTTIEDKTSGQNNSKEDTVENKGGKPRYFRITCTGNNQGNWASIREITFKDGKGEIIRPQAATGASKADHPSSPGFNDKNWRSLNLPHDWGVEGPYRMDLPNETGKLPWDGIGWYRKTLEVPADAKGNQFYLDFDGIMSRPKIYVNGDLAGEWKYGYGSFRVDITPFLKFGQKNTIAVRVDNPPNSSRWYPGGGIHRHVWLTESNPVHIEHWGVFVKTPEVTKSAAKVEVDTTVKNTTDKPVIPTVTEEILDGDKVVAAATTKGEAIPAGEKGKVTSTLSLKNPILWTLQAPHLYKMKTTVKLGDKIIDQKLTNFGVRTIEWKPTGFYLNGERVQLKGVCQHHDLGPLGGAAHTRGYERQIEILKEFGVNSIRTSHNPPAPEVLDLCDKMGILVIDELFDMWHSAKKGQDYHNYFDEWHERDLVNFCHRDRNHPSVIAWSTGNEVPEQGNKNLHHVSQTLTDLFHREDPTRKVTAGCNDANAARNGFGDTMDVYGYNYKPWAYKAFSKDRPDQPFYASETSSCVSTRGEYFFPVDWNKGKGFFLYQVSSYDLYAPGWAYRPDVEFAAQDDNPNSAGEYVWTGFDYLGEPTPYNLDATNALNVPEGPEREKLMAELKKMGNRAPSRSSYFGIVDLCGFKKDRFYIYQAHWRPDVKMAHILPHWNWPERKGEVTPVHVYTSGDEAELFLNGKSQGVRKKGTGEKDRYRLVWEDVKYTPGTLKVVVKKDGKPWATDTVTTTGKPAALTLKPDRSEIKGDGYDLSYVTVAVRDAQGRMVPRSKNQLTFKVSGPADIAGICNGDPTDFTTMANPENKNIMKIKAFNGLAQVVLRSRKGESGKVTLQVISNGLKPAQTTVTVK